The following is a genomic window from Candidatus Paceibacter sp..
ATTCCAATAAATTTCTTTAATTGTTATAAAATATGCGCCTGCCCTGGAATAATCATGTTCCTTCAATCGGATTGACCGTCGGTGGTGTTTGTCCGGGTCGTAGGTCATTTTTTTCCCCCGATTGTACCGTTATGCCGATGTAGGGACACGGTGCACCGTGTCCCTACGGTGTGGATAAATGACACATAAAGACTGTGTAAAAATATCGGTTATTGTCGAACATTATTTCTGCTGTTTTAATATCATAATCAGCCTGTTTCAGCCACTCTTGATGACATTCACCTATAAGTCTTTCTCCTTTTGCTCATTAAGCCCCATTACCTGTATGTGTGTTGAAGACGCAGAAAGGCGTGTTTAATAAGGTGCTTTAATGATATCTATTTTAATAATCAATATACTATGTCGTCGAATATTACAGGTATCCGCTTTTTGAATTGATCCAGTAAAGGGCAGGCTACTTCTCTTATTTGTGGATGAGCAGCATTCGATGTTCTGAGTTTAAAGAAATGTCGCCATTCTCGCAAATTCATTGTGACAACTATTTCTGTCTTTAAGGAATTAGGCAAAACATTTCTTGCCTCTTGGGGGGTAGCACCCAAATTAATAAGTTCAAGATAGGCTTTTTCAGCTTCCTTCATTGCCTTTTCCCATACTTCATATTTCTTTTTATCTGCTTCACTAGCAGAATTCCAAAAACACGGATTAATTACAGTAATTTCTCCACCAAATTTGCCTGCTGAATAATTACAATACCGAGTGGACTCCTGGGTGTAACTTGCCATTCTATGACGGACAATCTCGTGGGTTATACCTCTATCACATATTATACGTACCGTTATATTATAATGTTCGATTACCGATTCATGGTTCATATCCAAAATTTTTTTAACAAACTTCCTTGCAGAATCAGGGGTAATCTTATCTTCTGTTTTATAAGCTGTCCTGCCAGCCTTTTCGATATTCTTTAAAATTATTTCTCCATCAACATCACTTTCGATAATAAATGATGGTTTTATACTTTTCATGTTACTCCTTTTTAGAATCAATTTCAGTTGGAAGTATCCAGGTCTTTCCTATGCCTTCTGAATAAAAGAGATCATTATGCCTTAATGGTGCATTGTAAATCAGTGAAGTATTTGTGGGATTTGTTGCCCAATAAAGATACAGTCCAAATATTTGAGGTTTTGTTCCCATAGGAGAAATCAGACAATTGTATTTTGAACAACTTTCAGAAAGAATAGTTTTTAGTTGCTTAGCTACTAAAACAGGATTTTTCGAATTAATGTA
Proteins encoded in this region:
- the thyX gene encoding FAD-dependent thymidylate synthase, producing the protein MKSIKPSFIIESDVDGEIILKNIEKAGRTAYKTEDKITPDSARKFVKKILDMNHESVIEHYNITVRIICDRGITHEIVRHRMASYTQESTRYCNYSAGKFGGEITVINPCFWNSASEADKKKYEVWEKAMKEAEKAYLELINLGATPQEARNVLPNSLKTEIVVTMNLREWRHFFKLRTSNAAHPQIREVACPLLDQFKKRIPVIFDDIVY
- a CDS encoding HEPN domain-containing protein; its protein translation is MGECHQEWLKQADYDIKTAEIMFDNNRYFYTVFMCHLSTP